TACCGCTGTCAGCGTTGTTATCACTGCCGTCGGCATGTACTTCCGATTTGATCCCGAGATTGCTGGCTGGCTCCGCTTTACCGGACATACCGGTGTCTTCGGAGAAATCATTCTCTCCGTCGCTGTTGCCGCCATTGTGCTGCATTTGTGCTTGTTCGTAGGCGACCGTTTCCCGACCGTGGTCTACCCATTCGCGGCCATGGGAACAATGTCACTGACTATTTACATCCTGCACGTTCTCACCGCGTTTTATTGGCAACAGAATGTGGCATTGCATTCCACGTTGTCCGCAGCAGGTTTCATCGTATTCTTCCTCGTCATCGCAAGTCTCTGGAAGAAGTTTGTGGGACAGGGCCCTGCTGAAAAGCTCGTTGCCACCGCAATCAAGGCCATTGTTCCTTCTGGGAAAGGGAAATAACCGTGAAGAAAACATCTTTTTCCATCGCAGCACTTGTTAGCACCACCCTGCTTCTATCTTCCGCCCCAGCACTTGCATTGGAAAACGGCGAACCCGCACCGGCAAATGCTGAAAGCAGTTCCGTGGCCGCGCTGAAGATTGGCAAAGTCGGCAATTTTGGTGACTGCACCGGAACGCTGGTTGCCGATCAGTGGGTACTCACAGCACGCCACTGCCTGGAGTCTGTAAACAACGAAGGGACCCAGGCCCGCATCGGCGGGAAGGTCTACGATGCCGATTCTTGGGCACTGTCTCCAGTGTCCGATGCAGGATTACTTCACTTGACCGAGAAGGTCACTGACGCAACCCCTGCAAAGGTTTCCCGCGATATCCCGACACCTGGGCAGACGGGAACTCTCTACGGTTGGAGCAGCAGCTCGTCGATGGCCCGATCCGGACAGCTTCCGATGGCCAAGATGGTCGTCAATGAGCTGCTGGGCGGCGGACCGTCTGAAGGAACTCCAGGTGAGGCTGCGCCTGGTGAAGCTGCTCCAGGTGAAGCTGTTCCGGGTGAGGCTGTCATGCCGGATGCGGTAAAGCCAGATGACTCCCAAACCGAGTCCATCCCCGCGGGAACGGAAAGCATCCCAGCCGACGCTGCCACGATGCCGATGATCGAAAGCGCCATCCTGGACGCGCATTCGGTCTCCGGTGCAGGTATGCAGGGCGGCGACTCCGGCGGACCATTCTTCGTCGATGGAAAGCTCGCCGGGCTTGCTACCGCCGGAACTTCCAATGGCGATCCTGACCTGCCCTCCCCCAGCGCGGCAATCACTACCCTCGCAGGCACCGCCGACTGGATTGACGGTGTCACCTCTGGTCGCGACACAGAAAGCGTCCTAACCGCAGAGAACACTCCTGCTCCGCCAAAGACCATTCAGACCAGCGCCGATCACATGTGGGGTTACCTCGCCATCGCGTGTGTTGGCCTGGTTGTCGCAGCAGCCTGGTCGCGCATTAGGAATGGCCGACAGTAGAACCGTCTAACCACAACCACAAGCCGCCTCCCCGGAAAGTACTGGGTAGGCGGCTTTTATCGTGCATGCGAGGAACTTAATCGTGACTGAAGCCACAAAATCTCTCGGTAACTGACGTACAATCGTGAGGTAATCCTATGGTTTTATTCCAATTTTTCTAAGAATCGACGATGCGATTCACATAATTGCTAATTGGTGAAATCCCACCAACGAGAAAGGTAATCAATTCCCGTGGATGGTTACACGCCCTTCGACATCTTGATGGATATCGGTTGGATTTCGTTGCTGCTCATCATCGGTAATTTGATGCGGCGATTCATCCCCTGGTTCCAGAAGCTCCTCATCCCTGCACCGATTACTGCAGGCCTACTCGGCTTGCTACTAGGCCCAAACGCTTTGGGGATCATCCAGTTCAGCGAGCACTTCGGCGACTATGCGACGATTCTAATCGCCGCAGTCTTCGGTGCCCTTCCGTTCACAATGGACTTCGATGCCAAGGTTCGCCAGCGCGCGCGAACAATGTGGTCCTATTCCGTGGGCATGTACCTGACACAGTGGGGCTTCTTCGCACTGCTTGGCGTGATTCTTTTCGCCCCGCTGTTCAATACCCCGGACTGGTTCGGCATCATGCTGCCCGTCGGCTTCGTCGG
The sequence above is drawn from the Corynebacterium jeikeium genome and encodes:
- a CDS encoding protease — encoded protein: MKKTSFSIAALVSTTLLLSSAPALALENGEPAPANAESSSVAALKIGKVGNFGDCTGTLVADQWVLTARHCLESVNNEGTQARIGGKVYDADSWALSPVSDAGLLHLTEKVTDATPAKVSRDIPTPGQTGTLYGWSSSSSMARSGQLPMAKMVVNELLGGGPSEGTPGEAAPGEAAPGEAVPGEAVMPDAVKPDDSQTESIPAGTESIPADAATMPMIESAILDAHSVSGAGMQGGDSGGPFFVDGKLAGLATAGTSNGDPDLPSPSAAITTLAGTADWIDGVTSGRDTESVLTAENTPAPPKTIQTSADHMWGYLAIACVGLVVAAAWSRIRNGRQ